The following nucleotide sequence is from Candidatus Micropelagos thuwalensis.
TGGTCGGATAATCATGAAGTAGACAATCAGAAATACCATCGCCAGCGGAAAGAACAGATCAAACAATGATCCGGTGGAGGCAGGAGCAGATTGTGCAAAGGCTTGTGTAATAAACATTAAACTCTCATTTTTTGAACGGATAGGAACTATATCCGTATAATTTGTTTTTGAAAACTATGTAAGCAGTTTTTGCGGGTTTATTGCCCGACTTCCTTGTCTTATTTCAAAATGTAGTTGAGGTTCAACAACATTTCCCGATTTTCCAGATTTTGCAATAACCTGCCCGCGCTTTACGCGACTCCCCTGTTTGACAAGAAATGACTGGGTATGTGCGTAAGCTGTTACATAGCCATTGGCGTGTTTAACCAACAACAGATTGCCAAAACCCGGTAAATCATTCCCAGCATAGACGACAACGCCATTTTCAGCCGCTTTCACTGGCGTCCCTAGTGGTACAGAGTAATTAATACCGTCATTATGAAGGCCATTCTTTTTGGCACCAAAGCCTGAAATGACACGACCTGAAACCGGTTGTAAAAAACTCCCCGATAAAATGGGTGGCGGCGGGGATGCTTTACTGCGCTTGGTAACCTGTCGTTTGGTGCTGCCCTGAGCCACAACAAGCTTTTGATCAATATTAAGATGATAAGGTGGACTTAAGTTATTTTGTCTAGCCAGTAAGTTCACATCCACACCGTAAGTACGAGATATGCTATAGAGCGTATCACCTTTTTTAATGGTAATTTCCCGTTGTGAAGGCAAGGTAATGACCTGCCCCTTATTAAGACGATAAGGTGGAGCCGCATTGTTAACGGCAATAAGATCCTGCACAGAAATACGGTTTCTTTTGGCTATGGTATAATAACTGTCACCGTCTCTTACACGTATCTGATTTGGTGATAAGCCTTGTGATGTTGCCACTGAAGAAGAACTGGCTTGAGCCGCTTGACGGGATTTAAAAAAAACATCCCCCGGGCGATCTGATCGTTCGCTGTCATACCATCTCTCACTACTTACTGGCGCGCAAGCAAGCACCGTCAGTAAAAGTAAAGCAGTTACGGCAAAAAAGGGTTTCATGAAGGAATTTTTAACGTGATTCCTGCCCCGATTGTTA
It contains:
- a CDS encoding M23 family metallopeptidase produces the protein MKPFFAVTALLLLTVLACAPVSSERWYDSERSDRPGDVFFKSRQAAQASSSSVATSQGLSPNQIRVRDGDSYYTIAKRNRISVQDLIAVNNAAPPYRLNKGQVITLPSQREITIKKGDTLYSISRTYGVDVNLLARQNNLSPPYHLNIDQKLVVAQGSTKRQVTKRSKASPPPPILSGSFLQPVSGRVISGFGAKKNGLHNDGINYSVPLGTPVKAAENGVVVYAGNDLPGFGNLLLVKHANGYVTAYAHTQSFLVKQGSRVKRGQVIAKSGKSGNVVEPQLHFEIRQGSRAINPQKLLT